Below is a genomic region from Spongiibacter nanhainus.
TAGGGGTGCTTGTGGTAAAAGAATTCAGCCAGCACCAACAGACCACAGACCACCCACAGAGCCCGCACGATCAGGGTCACGGTCTCGGGGCGGTCCAACCAGCGTTGCGGCTCATCGCGCTTTTCGGAAGACATTAGGCAAGCCTCGCTGAGCGAATAAATTCGTAGAGATCACCGCCGTAGGCAAACAGGGCTATACACATGACCGTGGTGATCACCATGGCAATCACCGAACTGCGGCGGGCCTCCTGCACTTGGGCGCCGGCCGGGGCCGGTCGCAAAAAGGCCCGGGCGGGTATCTCCAGCAGGTAAACAATATTTAGCAGCGAACTGATGGACAGCACCGCCAGCATAATTAAGTAGCCGCTATCCAGCGCACCCAGCATCAGGAACCATTTACTCCACACCCCACCCAGGGGCGGCAGACCAATAATGGATAACGCCGCCAAGGTAAAGGCGATAAAGGTTACCGGCATCACCCGGCCCATACCGTCAAGCTCACTGATCTGGCTCTTGTGATGGGCCACATACACCGCACCGGCACAGAAGAACAAGGTGATTTTGCCAAAGGCGTGCATGGTGATATGCAGCACGCTGCCGGCAATAGCGGCCTGGGAAGCGAGGAAAGCCCCCAGGGTGATATAGCCCAGTTGGGAGACGGTGGAATAAGCCAGCCGGGATTTAAAGTTGTCCTGACGCATGGCCACCAGCGATGCCAGCAGAATCGACGCGCCGGCCAGATACACCAGGAAGGGGGTGATGGGCAGTTCGGCCACGGTGTCGATACCAAAGATAAACACCACCACTTTGACCACCGAGAACACCCCGGCTTTGACCACCGCCACGGCGTGAAGCAGGGCGGATACCGGCGTGGGCGCCACCATCGCCGCCGGCAACCAGCGGTGGAAGGGCATCAGCGCCGCCTTGCCGATACCAAAGGCAAACAGTACCAGCAGCACCGATAACATAGTCGGCGATACCGGGCTATCGAAAACGCCGCCCGGGGTAAAACTCAGTGTGCCCGACAGCATCCAGGTGGCGATAATGGCCGGCAAAAACAGCGCAATAGAGGTGCCCAGCAAAATGCCCAGATAAATGCGACCGCCCTGCTTGGCTTTGTCGTTGCCGGCGTGGGTCACCAGCGGATAGGTGCACAGCGACAGCACCTCGTAGAAGACAAACAGGGTAAAGAGATTTTCGGCAAAGGCGATGCCCATCACCGCACTAATCGCCACTGCAAAGCAGGCGTAAAAGCGGGTCTGGTTCTGCTCGCTGTGGCCACGCATATACCCAATGGCGTAGAGCACAGTAACAAACCACAGCGAGCTGGCGATCAGGGCGAACACCATGCCGGTGGTTTCTACTTTAAAGGCGATATCCAGGCCGGGGAGAATCTCGATCCAGCTTACGGCAATTTCTGCGCCGCCCTGGAAATGACCAAACAGGGTATAAACCAGGCCAAACAGTACCGCCGCCGCAATCAGCGACGAGGCCTC
It encodes:
- a CDS encoding proton-conducting transporter membrane subunit encodes the protein MSIDALLSWTLFIPLLAVVGIVVFGRNENLREASSLIAAAVLFGLVYTLFGHFQGGAEIAVSWIEILPGLDIAFKVETTGMVFALIASSLWFVTVLYAIGYMRGHSEQNQTRFYACFAVAISAVMGIAFAENLFTLFVFYEVLSLCTYPLVTHAGNDKAKQGGRIYLGILLGTSIALFLPAIIATWMLSGTLSFTPGGVFDSPVSPTMLSVLLVLFAFGIGKAALMPFHRWLPAAMVAPTPVSALLHAVAVVKAGVFSVVKVVVFIFGIDTVAELPITPFLVYLAGASILLASLVAMRQDNFKSRLAYSTVSQLGYITLGAFLASQAAIAGSVLHITMHAFGKITLFFCAGAVYVAHHKSQISELDGMGRVMPVTFIAFTLAALSIIGLPPLGGVWSKWFLMLGALDSGYLIMLAVLSISSLLNIVYLLEIPARAFLRPAPAGAQVQEARRSSVIAMVITTVMCIALFAYGGDLYEFIRSARLA